A region of the Alphaproteobacteria bacterium genome:
GTGCTTCTCCGACACCTGGGCGCCGCCGAGCTGAAGCCCGCGGCATCCGGCACGGTCAATCAGTTCCCAGGCCTTGTGGCCGTTCGGGTTCTTGAAGGTGCTGCCGCCGGTACGGGTGCGGATCGGCTGGGTCTCTTCGCGCGATTCCTGCACCAGGGTCATCGCGCGTTCTATTTCGTCCTTGTTGCCCCAGACGCCTTGCATGACGCAACCAACGAAAATCCAATCGCACGGCACGGCGGAACCGCGATAACGCGGCCCCCAATCCTCGGGAGTCAGCACCCGGATCTCTCCGTCGGGCGTAAGTGCGGTTGTCTCGTGGACCACATCCTTGAACTCGCGGCCATAGGCACCGGCGTTCATTCGCAGGCCGCCGCCGACCGTGCCGGGAATTCCGGCCATGAACTCGAAGCCGGCGACGCCAGCGTCGCGGGTGGCCTTCGCGACGTTATAGTCGAGCGCCATCGCACCTGCCTGAACCGAAGTACCGTCGATGCGGACGGCGGAGAAGGGACGGCCGAGCCGGATCACGACACCCGGCACACCGCCATCGCGAATCAGGAGGTTCGAACCGGCGCCCAGAACCGTCACGGGAACGTCGTCAGGCTTGCTGGCCAGGAAATTCGCCAGGTCGGTGACATCGGCGGGCCGGTACAGTATTTCGGCCGGGCCGCCGACGCGGAACCATGTGTGGCGTGCGATGGCGCCGTCGGGTTCGTAGCGCCCGCGCACGGCGGGTAGCCTGTCGAGTAGAGAGGGGGTGCGTGAAATGGCCGCCATGGTCATCCCTCCGTCCCCGTGTCTCGTGACATCAACTGGTTCATCTCGTCGGGCAACGCTTGTGCCCAGTTGGTCACCGTGCCGGCGCCGAGGAAGACGACCATGTCGCCGTCGCGTCCGCTGGCGGTAATCAACTCGGCAAGCCGATCCGGATCGGGGAGTGGCCGCACATCCCGGTGGCCGCGGGCACGAAGCCCATCCACCAGTGCGTTGCGATCCACTCCCTCGATCGGGGCCTCGCCGGCCGGGTATATGTCCGACACGAAGACGACGTCCGCGTCGTTGAAACAGGTGCAGAACTCATCGAACAGGCTCTCGACGCGCGAGTAGCGGTGCGGCTGGAAGATCGCCATTACCTGGCCCGGGGTCGCGCTGCGCGCGGCGTCCAGAACAGCGGAGATCTCCACCGGATGGTGGCCGTAATCGTCGATCACCGTGATACCCCCGGCCTCACCGGTCTTGGTAAAGCGGCGCTTTACACCTTCGAAGCCCGCGAACGCGGTCTGGATAATTTTGTCGGGGATATCCATCTCGAGCGCGATGGTGACTGCCGCCAACGCGTTCTGCGCATTGTGAGCGCCGAACATCGGCAGGTGTATGCCTTCGATGGTTCGTGCCGCGCCAGTATTGCGTTGGGCGATGTTCACGTCGAAGCGCATGCCGGAAGGATCGGTCTCGAGATTGATGCCGCGTACGTCCGCCTGCCGTGAGAATCCGTAGGTCACGATCCGCCGATCCTTGAGTTGCGGGATCAAGGCCTGAACCTCGGGATGGTCGATGCACATCGCCGCGAACCCATAGAACGGGATGTTCGAGACGAAGGTGGCGAAGGCCTCGCGAACGGCGTCGAAAGTGCCGTAGAAATCCAGGTGCTCGGGATCGATATTCGTGACCACGGCGATGGCAGCCGGGAGTTTGACGAAGGTGCCGTCGGATTCGTCGGCTTCGACAACCATCCACTCACCTTCGCCCAGCCGCGCATTGGTGCCGTAGGCGTTGATAATGCCGCCGTTGATCACGGTGGGGTCGCGGTCGGCCGAATCGAGCATCGCGGCGATCAGCGATGTGGTTGTGGTCTTGCCATGGGTGCCGCCGACGGCGATCGACCATTTGAGACGCATCAGTTCGGCCAGCATCTCGGCGCGGCGCACGACCGGGACGAGCCGGGCGCGGGCCGCGACAACTTCCGGGTTATCGCTTTTCACCGCGGTCGAGACGACGAGGACGGAGGCGCGTTCGATATTCTCGGCGCGCTGACCGATGTCGACATGAATACCGAGGTCGCGCAGGCGCAGCACATTCGCGTTTTCCGAAAGGTCACTTCCCTGCACCTGATAGCCGAGCGCGTGCAGGGTCTCGGCGATGCCGCTCATGCCGATGCCGCCAATGCCGACGAAATGGATCAGTCCGATATCGATGGGGAGTGCTCTCATTCGGCGGCCTCCCGCAGACCCGTCGGGTCAAGGTCCGCGCCGTTTCCGTTGGCCGGAATCAGTTGCTCGACGAGATCCGCGAGCCGGTCGGCGGCGTCCGGGTGACCCAGCGCGCGCGCCGCGGCGGCGACACGCGCCAGCGCGTCGGCGGACTCCAGTGCGGCTTCCAGCCACCCTGCCATCGCGGCGGGGGTGTATTCGCCTTGTGCCATGACCCAACCGGCACCAGCCGCCTCGACGGCGCGTGCGTTGGCCATCTGATGATCGTCGACGGCATGGGGGTAAGGCACATAGAGTGCCGGCCGCCCGGCGGCCGTGAGTTCGGCGACGGTAGAGGCGCCGGCGCGACCCACCACCAGATGGGCGGCGGCCAGGCGCGACGGCATGTTGTCGAAGAATGTCTCAAGCTCGACGGGCATGTTCAGGGCAGCGTAGGTCGCGCGAACTTCGTCGATATCCTCGGCCCGGCATTGCTGCGCGAGGCGGAAACGGGCGCGCTGGGCCGCCGTCATGGACTTGAAGGCGGCCGGAACGATCTTTGAAAAGACCTGCGCACCCTGGCTGCCGCCCACGACCAGCAGATCGATCACGCCGCTCGGCGCCGTATAGGGGCGGACGGCGAGGGATGCGATGTCCGGGCGTACCGGATTGCCGACGACCGTCGCTTTCGCGTGGCCGGCAGATTTCAGGCGTTGGGTCTGGGCAAAGCTCAGCGCGAAGGCCCTGGCGCCGCGTGCGAGGCGGCGGTTCGCCCGGCCGAGAACGGCATTCTGTTCGTGGATGACCGTCGGCAGTCCGGCAGAGCCGGCTGCAAGGATGGGCGGCACACTCGGATAGCCTCCGAACCCGACCGCGATTGCGGGTGAGTATTCACGGATCAGGCGGCGGGATTGGAAAAAGCCTTTTGTCAGGGCCTTGATGCCTGCCGCCATGCCTTTGGGGCCGCCGCCGAGGCTGCGGGCCGAAATCGTGTGGCGCATGACAGTCTTTGGCAGACCGAGGACTTCGGATGTGATCTGGCCGCCGCGCGGGTCGGTGACGAACAGGATTGAATGACCGCGCGCCGAGAGTGCGCTGGCGAGCGAGACCGCCGGGAACATGTGCCCGCCGGTGCCGCCGGCCGCGATCAGAATTGGATGCTGGCGTGTGTTCATTGTGGCGCCCCCGATCCCACGCGTCGCCGGGTCAGGGCGAGAGTCATGCCCAGACCCAGTGCGACGCCGAGCAGAGAGGATCCGCCGTAGCTGATGAAGGGGAGGGTCATGCCCTTGGTCGGGATGAGCTGCAGGCTCGACCCCATATTGATCAACGCCTGTATCCCGAATTGAACCAGAAGTCCGGCGACGGCGAGCAGGACAAAGAGGTTCTGTTCGGACATGGCGCGGGTCATGCCGCGCAGCACGATGAAGGCGAACAGGGTGACGATGAACAGGGCGACGAACAGGCCGAGTTCTTCGCCGGCCACGGCGAAGACAAAGTCGGCATGGGCATCGGGCAGGACCTGCTTGACCTGGCCTTCGCCCGGGCCACGCCCGAACAGCCCGCCGCTCGAGAAGGCCTCGATGCTGCGTTCGATCTGATAGGTGTCGCCCGACTTCGGATCGATGAAACGGTCGATGCGGCTGGCGACGTGGGAGAGCGTGAAGTAGGAGCCGATCAGGCCAGACACGCCGAGGACCACGAGGCCGGCAACCAGCCACATGGGCAGGCCGGCCAGGAAGAACTGGGCCATCCAGACGCTGGTGATCACCACGGCCTGTCCGAGGTCCGGCTGGGCGATGACCAACGCGACGACGGCGGCGAACAGGCCGGTGCAGATCAGGCGGCCGGGGAAACGGGGGTCGTGGGCGGCTTCACTGAACAGCCAGGCGGCGACGACGGCGAACATCGGCTTCACGAACTCGGTTGCCTGGAGTGAAAAGCCCGCAATCGAAAGCCAGCGCCGGGCGCCCTTGATTTCTGTGCCGAACAGCAAGGTGACGGCGAGTAACGCGATGCAGCCGAGAAAAGCGATGACCGCCATGCGGCGCACCTGGACGGGCGTCAATGCCGAGACGGCAAGGATCATCGCGATGGCGACGGGCAGCAGCATGAAGTGGCGTTTGATGAAATAGAACTCGTCGAGGCCGATCCGTTCGGCCACGGCGGGGCTGGAGGCGGCGGCGAGCAGGGCGCCGAACGCCATCAGGGCGGCGATGGCCACAAGGCTCCAACGGTCCACGGTCCACCACCATTGCCCGAGAATAGACGTGTCGGCGCGCGTGAACGGTGTCATGCGGCACCCCCGGTCGATCGGGCCTGGGGTGCAAACCCCGGGAGGGCGGCAACGGCTTCACGGAAGGCATCGCCCCGCGCTTCGAAGCTGGAGAATTGGTCAAAGGATGCACACGCCGGAGAAAGCAGGACGACGGCGTTGCCGTTTTTGGCGGCCATGTCGCTCGCCTGTTGGGTGGCCGTCGCAAGATCACCCGAGAGTGTCGTCGATACCCGGCCCTCAAGGGTCGCGTCGAAATCTTCGGCCGATTCGCCGATGAGGAACGCATGGCGGACCCGGCCAAGAAGCGGCGCCAAACTGGCGATGCCGCCTTCCTTGGCCATACCGCCGGTGATCCAGTAAATATTCTCGTAAGCCGACAGCGCATGGGCGGCGGCTTCGGCGTTGGTCGCCTTGGAATCGTTAACGAAGCGCACCGGGCCGATGGCGCCGAGCAGTTCCTGGCGGTGGGCGAGCCCGGGGAAGCGAGCGATGGCGGCGACGATTCCGGCGCGGAGTGCCGGAGTCATGGCCTCCAGGATCGCCGTGACCGCGCCATAGGCGGTCGCGACATTCTGGGCGTTGTGGTCTCCGGGGAGCGCATCGAGGCTACGCATGTCGATGACGGGTTCCGTGTTGCCGCCCCGGTCGTCGATGATCCAGCCGTCTTCGAGGTAGATCCCGCCGGCGCAGATGCCGCGCGTCGAAATAGGTGTCATCGCCGCCAGGTGACGTGCGCTGACTTCTTCGAAGATCGCTTTGGTGTGGGTGTCGTCGACCCCGACGATCGCTGTTTGCGTCGCGCCCTGGCCGTCGAATATTCGGCGCTTGGCAGCAACATAACCGTCCATGCCGCCATGGCGGTCGAGGTGATCGGGCGTGATATTGAGCAGGACCGCCACATCGAACACGGCCGCGGGCAATAGATCGAGTTGATAGGACGACAATTCGAGAACATAGACGCCGTCGGGGCCGAGCGCCTCGAGTGACAGCGCCGGCGCGCCGATATTGCCGCCAATGGCGCTCGCCACACCCAGTTCCGACAGGATGTGGCCGATCAATGCCGTTGTGGTCGATTTCCCGTTCGTGCCTGTGATCCCGATATAGCGCGCGTCCGGTGCTGCCCGGGTGAGGAGTTCCACGTCACAGAGAATTTCGCAGCCCGCTTCGCGTGCGCGGGCGACGACCGGATGGGTGTGGGGGTGGCCCTGGGGAATGCCCGGGCTCAGCACCAGCATGTCGATTTTGTCGAACTCGGCGGTCTCGAGATCGCACGGCGTCAGCCCGCGCGCGGCGGCACCGTTGCGCCGGTTCTCATTGTCGTCCCACGGCAGCACGCGCGCACCGGCGCGGTGCAGTTCGTTTGCCGCGCTCATGCCGGACACGCCGAGCCCCAATACGGCGATCGCGTGATCGTCGTAGGCACCGAGGCCGAGCATGTTGCGGGTCGCCATCATCGCATCACCGCAGCTTCAGGGTGGCGAGGCCGATGAGGGCCAGGACGGTTGCGATGATCCAGAAGCGGATCACGATGGTCGGTTCGGCCCAGCCCTTCTGCTCGAAGTGATGGTGCAGCGGCGCCATCCGGAATACACGCTTGCCGGTCAGCTTGTAGGAGCCGACCTGGACGATCACCGAAACCGTTTCGAGTACGAAGAGTCCGCCGATGATGGCGAGGACCAACTCGTGCTTTGTGACAACGGCGATGCCGCCCAGCGCGCCGCCCATGGACAGCGATCCCGTGTCACCCATGAAAACCATCGCCGGCGGCGCGTTGAACCAGAGAAAGCCCAGTCCCGCGCCAACCAGCGCGCCGCAGAAAACCGCGAGTTCACCGGCGCCGGGAACGGCGAAGATCAGGAGATAGTTCGAGAAGACAATGTTGCCGGTCACGTAGGAGATCAGGCCGAAGCAGGTGGCGGCGATCATCACCGGCACGATGGCGAGGCCGTCGAGCCCGTCGGTCAGGTTGACGGAGTTCGAGGCGCCGACAATCACGAAGATCGCGAACGGCACGAAGAACCAGCTCAGCTCGATCAGGAAGTTTTTCACGAAGGGAAGCGCGAGCGTCGTGTCCAGGGGCGTCGGTGTCAGATGCATGATCCACACGGTCGCTATACCCGCGACCAGAATTTCCGCCAGAAGACGGGCCCGCGCGGGAATACCCTTGGATTTGGACTTGGTCAGCTTCTGGTAGTCGTCGGCAAAGCCGATGGCGCCGAACCCGACTGTGATCAGCAGCAGTGCCCACACATAGCCATTTGTCAGGTCCGCCCACAGAAGCGTGCTGACGATGATGGCCAGCAGGATCAGGAACCCGCCCATCGTGGGGGTGCCCGCCTTCTTGAAATGGGATTCCGGCCCGTCTTCGCGGATGGGCTGGCCTTCGGGTTGCTGCTGACGCAGCCAGCCGATGATTTTCGGCCCGAACAGGAACGCGACGACCAATGCCGTCACCACGGCGCCGCCGGCCCGGAAGGTCAGGGAATTGAACAGGTTGAACAGAATGAACTGGTCTGCGAGGGGGGCGAGGAGGTTAAACAGCATGATTGGCCTCCAGCCCGTCGCTATTGGTGTCGAGGGCGCAGAGTGCTTCGACGATCAGTGCCATCCGGCTGCCGAGAGAACCCTTCACGAGGACCACATCGCCCGCCGATACGGCCTGACAGACCTGGGGGGCGAGGGTTTTCGAGTCCTTTGCCGCGCCACCGCGCATCTCGGTGGGGAGGATGTTGTCGAGCGCAGCCATGCCGGGGCCGGCGCAGAACACCTGATCGATCCGGTTTGTCTCGAGCTCTCCGGCGAGAGCGGTGTGGAGATTCTCGCTCGCATCGCCCAGTTCGAGCATGTCGCCGAGCACCGCGATCCGACGTCCGCCCGAATGGGGCCGGGTGTGGCCCAGCACAGCAAACGCGGCGCGCATCGATGCGGGACTGGCGTTGTAGCTGTCGTCGATCACGGTCAGCAGACCGTCAGACATCTTCACATTGAACCTTGCGCCGCGGCCCTTCGGCGGTGTCAGTTTGGCCAGCGCGGCGGCCGCGCTGTCCAGATCGCCGCCGAGCGCGGAAACCGTGCCGAGAACGGCCAGGGAATTTTGCACCCAGTGCCGGCCGGGCACATTCAGACGGTAGCGGATGATCCGGTCTTCGAGGCGCGCCGTGACGTCGCTGCCGTTATCGCCGAGCTTGCACGCGGAGAGTTGTACATCGGCCTCGGGGTGTGCACCGAACCCCACGACGTTTTCGAGGCCTCGAGCCCACGCGCGGGCGGCCAGGATGGCGAAGTAAACATTGTCCCGATTGAGGATGGCGATGCCGCCCTGGCACATGCCGTCGAAGAGCTCCGCCTTGGCGTCGGCAATCTCTGCGACGTGATCAAAGAATTCCAGATGCACGGCCGCGATCGTCGTAATCACGCCGACGTTGGGGCGCACGAGCTTGGACAGGTCGGAAATCTCCCCCGCATGGTTCATGCCCAGTTCGATCACGGCGAACTGCATGTCACGCGGCATGCGCGCGAGGGTCAGGGGTACGCCGATATGATTGTTCAGGTTGCCGGTCGTGGCGTGGGTCGGGCCGATGGATCCGAGGGCCAGGGTCATGGCCTCCTTGGTCCCCGTTTTGCCGACGGAGCCGGTGATGGCGACGATCGGGGCGTCGGTCCGGTCGCGTGCGGCGCGGCCGAGATTCGCAAGCGCGTGCAGTCCGTCATCGACGCGTATAACCGAAGAACCGCGGGATCCGGTGTTCGTATCGCGGCTGGTGATCGCGGCGGCGGCCCCTGCGTCGAATGCGGCGTCGAGATAGTCATGGCCATCGAAATTCTCGCCGGAGATAGCGACGAACAAATCGCCCGGCCGGCAGGTCCGGCTGTCGATCGATACGCCCGTGGCGGCCCAATCGTGGCCGGATTCACCGGCCTGACCGTTGGTGGCAGCCAGGACTTCGTTGCGGGTCCAGATCGGGGTGGCGGGAGTCATGTGACGACCTCCCCGCCCATCGCGGTCAGAATCCCGGCGGCGACGTCGGCGTCATCAAAGGGCAAGGTTTCCGTGCCGACGATCTGACCCTGTTCGTGGCCCTTGCCTGCGATTATCAGGATGTCGTCGGCTTGCAGTCCGGAAATTCCGGCCCTGATCGCCGCTGCCCGGTCGCCTATTTCGTCCGCCCCCCTGCAGCCCGTCAGTATCTGCCGGCGGATGGATTCGGGGTCTTCGCGGCGCGGATTGTCGTCCGTCACGATCGCGCGGTCGGCGTGCTGCGCGGCGACTTCGCCCATCATCGGGCGTTTGCCCGGATCACGGTCGCCGCCGGCGCCGAAAATCAAATGTAGCTGGCCGCCGACATGGGGCCGGATCGCGTCGAGCGCCGTTCGCAATGCGTCGGGAGTGTGGGCGTAGTCGACATAGACCTGGGCGCCGTTTTCCAGCGCGCCGATCCGCTGCATGCGTCCCTTTACGCCTTTGACATGGGCCAGGGTGGTGAAGGCTTCGGTCAGGTCGCCGCCCGTCTCGGCGACGAGGCCGAGCGCGGCGAGGATGTTGTAGGCCTGGAAGCCGCCAACCAGGTTCAGTCGGGTCTCGAGACTTTGATCCTTCACGGTCACGCAAAGGCGCAGCCCGTCGGGCAGGGCAGAGACATCGGCGATGTGAATATCGCTGGTCTGGATGCCGTAGCTGCGAACCCGATGGCCGGTCGCGCGGCAAATTTCGGCGACCGCATCGAAATGCGGGGAGTCGGCGTTCAGAACCGCGGCGCCATCGACCGGCAACAGGTGACGGAACAGGCGCATTTTTGCACCCAGATACGCCTCTTCCGTGCCGTGATAGTCCAAATGGTCCCGGCTGAGATTTGTGAAGGCGGCGGCGGAGAACCGCACGCCGTCCAGCCGAAACTGGTCGAGGCCATGTGATGAGGCTTCGAGCGCCAGATGATCGATGCCCGACATTGCCATTCTGGCCAGGGTTGCATGCAGTTCGACTGGATCGGGGGTTGTGAGGCTTGGGCCTGCATCGAAACCATCGGCATCGACGCCCAGGGTGCCGATGGCGCCGGACGGATGACCCAGTAGCGCCCAGATCTGCCGCGTGAAGCCTGCGACGGAGGATTTGCCGTTGGTGCCGGTGACGCCGACGATATGGCGCGGCTGGTGCTCATAAAAACGTGCGGCGAATTGGGACAGGCGCCAGCGTGGATTCTCATCTGTGATCAGATAGGGCGTGTCGTCAGGTGTATCGGTCGACAGATCGTCGATCCGGGTGCCGTCGGGTGCGAGAATCGCAACCGCACCCCGCGCGACGGCGTCATCGATGAAGTCGCGACCGTCGGTGCCGGAGTTCACCGACGCGCTGGGGAGCGCGGCGAAGAGGTACCCCGGCCGGACCTGTCGGCTGTCCGCCGTGAGACCGGAAATCTCCGTGTCGTGCATCCGCGGATCGACCATCACCATATCGACCGCCAGCTCAATTAACCGCATCGGACCGGTTCCTGATTGCCGGCTGTGCGTTGATGTTGATGGCGTGCCGGATGTCAGGCGCGGTTTCGTCGAGCGGGGCAATTCCAAAGAGCGGCGCCATGCGGGACACGACACCACGCACGACCGGCGCGGCCGTCCAGCCGCCGGTCGCGTAGCCATAGCTTTCCTTGATACCTTTCGGCTCATCCAGCATGGCGAAAACGACGAAGCGCGGCGCGGTCACCGGATACACGCCGACGAAGGACGAAATCAGCGCATTGCGCTTGTAGCTGCCGTTGACCTGTTTTTCGGCGGTCCCGGTTTTGCCGCCAACCAGGTAACCCTTGGCGTCGGCGTTGCGGCCGGTTCCGGTCTCGACCACGAGGCGCAGCAGGCGACGCATCCGGTCCGATGTTTCGGCGGAGAAGACCTGCACGCCGTCGCTTGTGTCGGCGCCGTGCTCGATGAGGGTCGCGGGGCGGAGAACGCCGCCGTTTACGGTCGCCGCCACCGCGCTTGCCAGATGCAGCGGGCTGACGGCGATCCCGTGGCCGAACGAGATCGTCATCGTGTTGATCTCGCGCCAGCGCGACGGGTACATCGGCTGCGCCTGCTCAGGCAACTCGATACTGCTGCGCCGCAGGAGGCCCAGATGTCCGAGATATTTGCGCTGATCGTTGGTGCCGATATCCAGCGCGATCTTGGCGGAGCCGATATTCGAGGAGTGCTGAAAAATTTCCGGCACGGTCAGCCAGCGCTTTTCGGGATGGAAGTCCGAAATCGTGAACCGGGCGACCCGGATCGGCCTGGTCGCGTCGTAGCGGCTGTTGAAGGAGGCCACGCCCGTTTCCAGCGCGATGGCGTGGTTGAAAATCTTGAAGACGGAGCCGAGCTCATACACGCCGAGCGTCATGCGGTTGAAGCGGGTGTCGTCGGCGGCCTGTCCGGCCGCATTGGGGTCAAAGTCCGGCAGTGAAACCATCGCCACGACCTCGCCACTCTCGGCGTCGAGAACGATCCCGCCACCGCCGATGGCCTTGAATTTCTCGATCTGGCCGGCCAGCTCCTGGCGCAGGATCTGCTGGACCCGAATATCAAGGGACAAACGCAGCGGACGGGTGGCGCCGGCGATGGCGGCGTCCATGCTTTTTTCGATGCCCGCGAGGCCGACATTGTCGACATTGGTGAAACCGACAATGTGTCCGGCGAGACGCCCATGGGGATAGACCCGGCGTTCTTCCTGTTCGAAGTTCAGACCGGGAATGCCGAGCCGGTTGATTTCGAACTGCTGGCGCGGCGTGAGGTTCCGCCGCAACCAGACGAAGCTTTTCCCCGAACCGAGCCGGGCCGCGACAACTTCTTCGCTCAGATCCGGTAGGATTTCGACCAGTCGGCGCGCCGCGTCTGCCGGGTTCGAGATCTTGCGCGGATCGGCGAACAGGGAGGCGGTCTTCAGGCTGGTGGCGAGCAGAACCCCGTTGCGATCCACGATATCGGCGCGTGCCATGGTCGCTGGGCGGGCTATTTCGCGCGATGCGGCGCGGCGTAAGTCTTCGGTCTCGTTGAACACGGCAAGATCGAAAAGGCGCACACCGACCACGAAGAAGGCCGCGGCCATCAGCGAACCGCCCACCAGAAGCCGGGTCCGGGCGGTCTCGATCGCCTGTTTCTTGGTGCTGTCGAACGCGATCCGGTCGTTCATCGCCGGGCACCCCCGGACGTTGCGGCCGGTGTGGTCATGACCTCGCGCAGCACATCGTCCAGCGAACGGACCAATTCGGCACGATTGACCTTTTCGGCGACACGTGTAGCGGGCGGGCGCGGCGCGGGTGCGGCCGGTTTGGCGCGCGGTGCCGCGGCGGGAATGGACGCCGGCGTCACGACACCGGCGATGTTCGACCCGGTGGTCGGAAGTTCATCCTGCGGCAGCACTGGCACGGCGCCCGTGCCCGCGATCTGTGCGCCGGTCGCCGGCAGCAGATCGAGATGGCGGCGGGTCAGCTCCTCGATCCGTTCGGGCTGGTTGAGGAAACTCCATTCGGCGCGCAGAACGTGGATGGCATCGCGGTCGTTGCGAATATCCCGGTTCAACTCGGCGAGCTTGTCGTCCAGCTCGGACACCTCGAATGCGACCTGAAACAACGCGCCGCCGGCCGCAGCGGCGAGCACCATAAGGATGAGGGATGTTGGGCGGATCATCCGGCACCCCCCTCTGCGGCCGAACCCCAGGACGGCTCCGCGGTGCGTTCTGCGACCCGAAGGCGTGCGGAGCGCGCGCGGGGATTGCGCGAGGTTTCGGCGTCACCGGGGCGGATGGCGCGGCGTGATACGAGACGCCAGGCCGGCGCGCGACGGTTGGTTTGTTCGGGCATGTGGCGCGAACCGCGACCCTCACTGCCGCTGCGTGCGCGCAGGAAGGCTTTGACCGGGCGGTCCTCCAGCGAATGGAACGAAACGACGGCCAACCGGCCGCCGGGGCGCAGCATGCGTTCCGCCGCGACCAGACCGCGGTCGAGCTCACCCAACTCGTCATTCACATGAATGCGCAGCGCCTGGAATGTGCGTGTCGCCGGGTCGATGTGGGATGTGCGCGATTTGGGAATGACCGCGCGGACGATATCCGCGAGCTGGCCTGTCGTCTCGATGGGTGCGAGGGCGCGTGCCGTGACGATGGCGCGCGCGACCCGGCGTGCATGCCGCTCCTCGCCGAGTTTGCGCACGATATAGGCGAGGTCCGCTTCGTCTGCGCGGTTGACCAGATCGGCAGCGGATTCACCCGCGCGCTCCATGCGCATGTCGAGCGGGCCATCGCTGCCGAAGGAGAAGCCGCGTTCGGGTGTGTCGATCTGGGGCGATGAGACGCCGAGATCGAGCGCCACGCCGTCTACGGCATCGATGCCGTTGTCGCGGAGCAACGTGTCCATACTGCCGAACCGCCCGGCAAGAAGATGCAGGCGGCCGGTGAACTGCGCGGCAAGCTCGGCGTTGCGCGAGATTGCGTCGGGGTCCCGGTCGATCCCCCAGACTGTGCAATCCGCAGCTTCGAGAAGCTTGCGGGTGTAGCCGCCGCCGCCCAGCGTCCCGTCGACATAGATG
Encoded here:
- a CDS encoding putative peptidoglycan glycosyltransferase FtsW, which codes for MTPFTRADTSILGQWWWTVDRWSLVAIAALMAFGALLAAASSPAVAERIGLDEFYFIKRHFMLLPVAIAMILAVSALTPVQVRRMAVIAFLGCIALLAVTLLFGTEIKGARRWLSIAGFSLQATEFVKPMFAVVAAWLFSEAAHDPRFPGRLICTGLFAAVVALVIAQPDLGQAVVITSVWMAQFFLAGLPMWLVAGLVVLGVSGLIGSYFTLSHVASRIDRFIDPKSGDTYQIERSIEAFSSGGLFGRGPGEGQVKQVLPDAHADFVFAVAGEELGLFVALFIVTLFAFIVLRGMTRAMSEQNLFVLLAVAGLLVQFGIQALINMGSSLQLIPTKGMTLPFISYGGSSLLGVALGLGMTLALTRRRVGSGAPQ
- the mraY gene encoding phospho-N-acetylmuramoyl-pentapeptide-transferase produces the protein MLFNLLAPLADQFILFNLFNSLTFRAGGAVVTALVVAFLFGPKIIGWLRQQQPEGQPIREDGPESHFKKAGTPTMGGFLILLAIIVSTLLWADLTNGYVWALLLITVGFGAIGFADDYQKLTKSKSKGIPARARLLAEILVAGIATVWIMHLTPTPLDTTLALPFVKNFLIELSWFFVPFAIFVIVGASNSVNLTDGLDGLAIVPVMIAATCFGLISYVTGNIVFSNYLLIFAVPGAGELAVFCGALVGAGLGFLWFNAPPAMVFMGDTGSLSMGGALGGIAVVTKHELVLAIIGGLFVLETVSVIVQVGSYKLTGKRVFRMAPLHHHFEQKGWAEPTIVIRFWIIATVLALIGLATLKLR
- the murC gene encoding UDP-N-acetylmuramate--L-alanine ligase; amino-acid sequence: MRALPIDIGLIHFVGIGGIGMSGIAETLHALGYQVQGSDLSENANVLRLRDLGIHVDIGQRAENIERASVLVVSTAVKSDNPEVVAARARLVPVVRRAEMLAELMRLKWSIAVGGTHGKTTTTSLIAAMLDSADRDPTVINGGIINAYGTNARLGEGEWMVVEADESDGTFVKLPAAIAVVTNIDPEHLDFYGTFDAVREAFATFVSNIPFYGFAAMCIDHPEVQALIPQLKDRRIVTYGFSRQADVRGINLETDPSGMRFDVNIAQRNTGAARTIEGIHLPMFGAHNAQNALAAVTIALEMDIPDKIIQTAFAGFEGVKRRFTKTGEAGGITVIDDYGHHPVEISAVLDAARSATPGQVMAIFQPHRYSRVESLFDEFCTCFNDADVVFVSDIYPAGEAPIEGVDRNALVDGLRARGHRDVRPLPDPDRLAELITASGRDGDMVVFLGAGTVTNWAQALPDEMNQLMSRDTGTEG
- the murD gene encoding UDP-N-acetylmuramoyl-L-alanine--D-glutamate ligase translates to MATRNMLGLGAYDDHAIAVLGLGVSGMSAANELHRAGARVLPWDDNENRRNGAAARGLTPCDLETAEFDKIDMLVLSPGIPQGHPHTHPVVARAREAGCEILCDVELLTRAAPDARYIGITGTNGKSTTTALIGHILSELGVASAIGGNIGAPALSLEALGPDGVYVLELSSYQLDLLPAAVFDVAVLLNITPDHLDRHGGMDGYVAAKRRIFDGQGATQTAIVGVDDTHTKAIFEEVSARHLAAMTPISTRGICAGGIYLEDGWIIDDRGGNTEPVIDMRSLDALPGDHNAQNVATAYGAVTAILEAMTPALRAGIVAAIARFPGLAHRQELLGAIGPVRFVNDSKATNAEAAAHALSAYENIYWITGGMAKEGGIASLAPLLGRVRHAFLIGESAEDFDATLEGRVSTTLSGDLATATQQASDMAAKNGNAVVLLSPACASFDQFSSFEARGDAFREAVAALPGFAPQARSTGGAA
- the murG gene encoding undecaprenyldiphospho-muramoylpentapeptide beta-N-acetylglucosaminyltransferase; translated protein: MNTRQHPILIAAGGTGGHMFPAVSLASALSARGHSILFVTDPRGGQITSEVLGLPKTVMRHTISARSLGGGPKGMAAGIKALTKGFFQSRRLIREYSPAIAVGFGGYPSVPPILAAGSAGLPTVIHEQNAVLGRANRRLARGARAFALSFAQTQRLKSAGHAKATVVGNPVRPDIASLAVRPYTAPSGVIDLLVVGGSQGAQVFSKIVPAAFKSMTAAQRARFRLAQQCRAEDIDEVRATYAALNMPVELETFFDNMPSRLAAAHLVVGRAGASTVAELTAAGRPALYVPYPHAVDDHQMANARAVEAAGAGWVMAQGEYTPAAMAGWLEAALESADALARVAAAARALGHPDAADRLADLVEQLIPANGNGADLDPTGLREAAE
- the murB gene encoding UDP-N-acetylmuramate dehydrogenase, which gives rise to MAAISRTPSLLDRLPAVRGRYEPDGAIARHTWFRVGGPAEILYRPADVTDLANFLASKPDDVPVTVLGAGSNLLIRDGGVPGVVIRLGRPFSAVRIDGTSVQAGAMALDYNVAKATRDAGVAGFEFMAGIPGTVGGGLRMNAGAYGREFKDVVHETTALTPDGEIRVLTPEDWGPRYRGSAVPCDWIFVGCVMQGVWGNKDEIERAMTLVQESREETQPIRTRTGGSTFKNPNGHKAWELIDRAGCRGLQLGGAQVSEKHCNFLVNTGGATAADIEGLGEEVRRRVRETTGVELTWELERIGEPAGGEQ